The Gigantopelta aegis isolate Gae_Host chromosome 3, Gae_host_genome, whole genome shotgun sequence genome segment AAAGACTAGGTGtagtttgtgtatatgtatgtgtttgtcataTCCAAATGTGTGATATAGAAAATgctatttatatacaatattgcACAAGTAGAAGCCTTTCAAATTatgatagaaaaaaaagagacagtATAAAATGCTGttactatattatttaatatcaaaacaaattgcaatacaaaaatattttatttataaaatacaagtcattttaacacaggtaaaacatataacatattttatcgTGAAATAATCCTTAGAAAttctagttttcaaactttcAAATAgattcataaataaaacaaaaaaatattaatcacaaaatatgtgcattttttaacacaatatccTCTGGTGTTGCTGAAAATGTACATTGTTACTTTATTTTGTTGGAATTTctcctttaaataaatattttaaactataggtATTTGGTGTCGATGTTTATTTTAACACATGGTGCACATTAGcgaaaaaggaaatgttttcttcctACCGAATAGTGGCAAGGGATATTTCATGTGCATTttcagacaagacagcacatatcatggctgTTCTATACCAATCATATGGTACTGACAGAgatggaaaacaaaacataagGTTGTACCAAGAGTGATTGATCGGACAAACCACTGCACCTCAGataagtttgtttcatttaacgacaccactagagcacattgattagttaatcatcagctattggatgtcaaatatttgctaattctgacatagtcttagaggaaacctgctacattttttcattagcagcaagggatctttatattcACTGTCCCATAGatgtgacagcacataccacagcttttgtacATGGCTGGAacccaatggggattgatcctagacagttaaagtttgtttttgtttaatgacatcggctattggatgtcaaacatatggtaattttgacagtcttagagatgaaacctgctacatttttcccattagtagcaagggatcttttatatgcaccatcctacagacaggataacacataccatggctgttgatataccagtcgtggtgcactggctcgagcaataaatagcccaaaaggcccactgacggggattgatcctaggaTCCTAGACAGATCGTACTTTCCCATAGACGtgacagtgcataccacagcttttgatataccagttgtgggtactttttgggatgggaaaaaccctaATAAAAAAATGGGTCCACCTTGACCCCAAGACCAAGACCAAAACACGTCATGAATTCctcgaaataaaacaaatcaaaacaaaatctatCAATTAGAAAAaccaaaaggaaaaaaaaaactgaatgtaaaactacctttaatgtttaatgaaacatatacaCCAACAATAAGCAGTGGATTAATTTTCttgataaaattataacttaaaATTTAATTACCGGGGCGTGGATGGGTTGGGTGGTTGGGAGGGGATGGGAAAGACAGattttcatatataataatgttcaaatatatatggTGTGAAATAAATACTGCATTGAGTCACCTGGATCAAAAAGTATTTCAGGGTCCAATTTCTCAAAAACATTATTCGCTTCtgtttaaagttataatttaaaCCTCTCATACATTTACATGTTGGGTTTTTATACCTATTTTACACAGAAAATATAGATCAAGTTCAAAAGAAACTGATTCaagatttatgcatatttcgtgctatattatttatagtttGAAACTATAAGAATGCTTTTTCATCAAATAACTTCTATGTGCAAAACTAGACTTATGATTTGTGAAACTGGCTGCAGTTTTATGTTTGTtaacaataatgttttataactCGTCTATCTGTCAGTTACAATCAGCTGATGCCAATAGTAACACTCTCCTCTTTGTTGGACGATAACTCCTGGCAGGTCACATGTAGGTTACACTCTCTggaaaacaataaaagaaaagaagtttgtACTTTAAAGTTACTTTTTAGTTTCGTTTGTCCATAACAGATAATCATAATGTACTTTACTTTTTAGTTTAGTTAATAGACCAATTTGTGTATTGTAAAAACACTGTACAGAAGCAaccattttaaatattgtaccTTCTCAGGTGAAAGCTTGTTTGAATACTACTTGGTGTTGGTAAATCGCGCATCACAATCTGAAAAAACATAAAACGAGGAAAAGTTTTAACATCCAGTGACGAACATTTCCACCTTATTACGAATCTCTATGAGATGAGTAAAGTAAGTTTGTTATTATATAGGCTAAACTTAAAAAAGGTATAAGAAATCAACTAAACTTtagatttttctttttcttctgaaATAAGCATCCTGAGAGTATTGCTTtatatgtcccctaccaggtctaaaaaaaattccatatctcctaaattcaagggccataactctgtgaaaaaaggataaatcgccatgaaagtcaaacttgatctgtaacagaacatgataaagctatacacaaaatttcagctcaatattctaaggcattgtaaaaaacaacatccgaaaaactatatatggaacagtcggacggacggacagacagacagacagacggatgaaGCTGAAAGTAATAGTTCCCTCCGGTTGGATTTGTTGGGAACTAATAAAATACTCACAGGTATTTTGGAAGCAAAAAAATTGCTTCAAGAAACTGAAATTCAATCATGTTTACATTATAACTGAACTGcccatttaagaaaaacataaaacaactaTACCAACCTTTGCTAACAAAGTGGCTGTCTGTAATGATGGTGGATCATCTGCCTCGTAGACTTCCAGACAGAAAGCATTCTGGTTGTCGGCCAACGTGTACGTGTGCTGTTTACGTGACGGAATCAAACTGTGCTTGGGAAGGGCAACTGACAACTCTTCAGTGTTAGAATCATCGGAAGTCTTTTTAATAAAGTACACAATTGGTGAGACATTTGGAGTGAAGGTTTGTCACTGCTTAAAAATAATGGgggaacaagcattctgagtatTGCAATATGTCCCCTACTGGGTCCAGCAAATATTCAAATCTTGTAACTTCAAAACCCATGCAATGCAAACGTTTTAAGAAAGCGGCAAATTAATTTCTttgcaataaaaacattttaaaatacattttgaatgcTCGCCTGGCACCACTTGATCTTTAACTGTACAGTATGAAgctatacaaaatttcagctcaaaaTTTGagtaatactaaaaataaaaaaagtcaaGGAAAACTatgtgagagagaagacagcATATGTGTAATATGacaaaataattctgtaaaatgaAGTGTCTCGGAATTGACcgatttgttttctaaataaaattttattgttaaaatactAATAAATCCATaacaggaatgaatgaatgaaggaaggaaatgttttatttaacgacgcaccactcaatgcattttatttacggttatatggcatcagacatatggttaaggaccatacagatattgagagagaaaacctgctgtagccacttcatggtctactcttttcaattagcagcaagggatcttttatatgcaccatcccacagacagagtagtacataccatggcctttgatatgccagtcatgatgcactggctggaacaagaaatagcccaatgggtaacaggaatgaatgaatgtttgaatgGTTAACATCACCCAATCAGATAACACTATGCAAAGTTAAATGtcaattttaacaaaatgaaaataacatcAGAACAAAAATGAGTGAATAACAATTTCTCTACCTTAACATAAATGGATTTAGACAGACACTTGGCTTCAAGATAATTTTCATGTTCTTTAAGTTCTTCAATTTCTTTACCAACCAATATGGCAgcctgaaataaaacatgacaTTGTACTATATATTAGACTATGCTAATAAGAAGATTCAATGGAGCATTCCACTAAAGACACCAGTTTAGGAAATGCACATAAGTAAATGTAactatcaatttttttttttaaatttaatttaatctaatcaatgtaaaatatcttcttttttttatttttttaatcggaAAATAATACTTATCAATTCACATAACTATGAACGTGtcatgtatttataacaaatttaactaaaaatatgtagttattgtcaaaaataaatcaagtagattaaaatagtttttaagacAACTGTACTATATTTGATAAACCGTTATTCTGTTTGAAATACCTCCTTGGCAGCACCAATGGCGATGACCTCGTCAGCTGGGATGGAGTTCAACAACTCGGCTCCAGGCAGGCAGTCTGATATCGCCTTCTGTAGGATGGGAACCTTGCTGCCGCCCCCACACAGAATCACCTGATTAAAACAACCACAGTCAAACGACCATTTAAAATActtgacatttcaaaataaacaaatgtaaataattgtacAAAGTACGTTTACACTGTCTAATCGTTttacataaaacaaagttttaaaacattagaTCCTGTTTCAtaagacaaatatattttacttctttttttttaaaagtcattaTGACTAACTTATACCTATATATGCATTAAACTGTGTTTTTCTTATTGGTAAAATCGTGTGGAAACCGCAGCCATTGCATGATTGAGAAAAGCTGTTAATGGACCAGTGCAAAAAATCTGCCTGGTTGTCGGATGAGAGCACCATATCTAACAGCTCTGTACAAATTTCCAGTAGCTTGTTGTACACCCAGGTTGAGATCCCAGCTGAACGTGTACAAACTTTGATCAGTGACACTGCTAATCAATTTAagattttaacattttagaatgttGTAGCAATCGTTGTACTTGAAGAGTGAATCACGACACGATACTGTTCCTTGTTAAGGTAGATATGATTTTTGGTAACAAACCTTTTACAGCACATCAGGCCATATGCTTATAAAcattttagagtctagactcaagactaataaaagtttgttttatttaacgacaccactagagcactttgattaattaatcgtcggctattggatgtccgaGACTTTACGGTTACATTACTGCAACATATCCAAATTGTCAGGAAAATTGAGTTGTAATGCCTGATCCTCTCAACACTCACCTTTAAAGTTTTAAGAAAGTGGCAAATTAATTGCTttgcaataaaaatgttttttgataGCTCACCTCTAGCACCACTTTAGgtgagtgatcttcagctcgccttgattttgctcatcGCGAAGATTATTAAAGATTTGAGTCCAGACTTAGTTTTGTaagcaattaaaaaacaacaactcagTTTTGTCCCCTGGGTAACACAGAGATGCCAACCCTAGTTGGAGTGTCATAGGAATCCAGGCCTTCAAAAATAAGAATCACACACCCGAAAATAGGAATGTTATCAGTGATGGCTCAGGAGCACGTTTTTAACACATTGTTTTCGAAATAAACGCATCCAAAACAAGTCGAGGGGTTTCAAGACCCCTCCTTTATTCTATATGCTGTTGCAACATGAACACTGGACACCCTATTTTTCCACTGGACCTGTCACTCTCAAAATAGGGGGTCCAGTGGACCCCCCTAAAATTTGGTCCTGAGCCAACACTGAGTTATATGCACTGATATTTGTTGTAAGGTAAAAATTACACTCGCCCTTCAATTCGTGATGATTTCATTCAAGGCCACATATGGCTGTATTCAACCTTTTATCTTTGACGCACACAGGTTTTTTTCACTGCTACTTCACCGACAGATTTGAGACCTTTCCTCTTCGACATTTTGGTAAAGTCAAGTTCAAGGCCTTACCCAATCAGCAAACATCGGGGCTGCTCGGAAGACTGACTGCTACACTGGTTTATTCTATATTGCCACGCTTGCTATACTCGCTATTTGGAATCCATAAGTTTAAAGAACAAGGCAGGAAACCAATCTATGATTGTTGACGGTGAAGAGGGAAAAAGTTCCATTTCTCCAGTGTTAACAACATTTGTGCTTTCCAAAATACAATCCGACACCAAATACATGAAATTACGACTTTCTTTCTAAAAATCAGAATTTCAAACAAGACAATCATAATAGCGTAATCTATGCTTTAAATTCGTAATGATTCCGCCAAATTCGTAATGGTTGGCATCTCTGGGTAACAGTGACAATGGTCCCTTAGCGACAACCAACCTTATTGATGTCTTCTTTCTGAAGGTTGGACTCGCTGAGACATTGGTCGATGATTCGAGTGTTCTGCTGTAGTAGACTGGAACACAGACTTTCAAACCTGGCCCTAAAGAGAACAATACACACATGCTGTAGTAGACTGGAACACAGACTTTCAAACCTGGCCCTAAAGAGAACAATACACACATGCTGTAGTAGACTGGAACATAAGACTTTCAAACCTGGCCCtgaaaacagagaaaaacaataCACACATGCTGTAGTAGACTGGAACACAAGACTTTCAAACCTGGTCCTAAAAACAGAGAACAATACACACATGCTATAGTAGAATGGAACACAGACTTTCAAACCTGGCCCTGAAAACAGAGAACAACAATACACACATGCTGTAGTAGACTGGAACAAAGACTTTCAAACCTGGCCctgaaaacagaaaataacaaTACACACATGCTGAAGTAGACTGGAACACAGACTTTCAAACCTGGCCCTAAAGAGAACAATACACGCATGCTGTAGTAGACTGGAACAAAGACTTTCAAACCTGGCCCTGAAAACAGAGAACAATACACACATGCTGTAGTAGACTTGAACAAAGACTTTCAAACCTGGCCCTGAAAACAgagaacaaaaatacacacatgcTGTAGTAGGACTGGAACACAAGACTTTCAAACCTGGCCCTGAAAACAGAGAACAACATATACATGCATAGAATAAAGAGAAGGCTTTAAGATAATATTCAAAGTATATTGGACATGAATTTAATAATGTGATTGCCTGCTTCATGGCAATGATCTAGATGCCAAAGCCAAACCATAAGTAATCCTATATTTTGGTTGGAAAGCGAAGTATGCaagaaatagaatattacaCTGGTGTCCattagatgccatttatcttacaaatcactgtataaaatgtatccaactcgctttatCTCCTtcgatacattttaaaaacaactcaaTGTATCATATCTAACGGCTGCTTGTGAAATATTCTCTGTGTACATTATGAAGCAaataaaatagcccttgctactaattaaatgATGTCCTCAGGAGTCCTTAAAATACAAATTCCTTATCTTTCCTTTAATATCAATTACTGCACCTGGGTGtcaaaattaagaaaataaaaaactgACCACTGGTTTGGAACAGATAAAAACCTACTTTCAATCATCTAAAAAGAAGAATTCTGCTCAACTGAAAAACCAAAGTGTATCTAACCTGGATATGGTTTGATGGTAGTCGATGCCGTCATGAAGGGAATCGATGGTGCAGTGAGCGTTGCCCAGGTTTGACATCGTGTGTTTGCACACCTCAGCCGCAAGCCACAACTTGATCATCGCACGCTTGTTCTCGCGAACATCACACCGAAACTGTCTGGAACAAATAACAAGTAAGGCTATCAAATTcatatgtaaacaaacacagatTCCAAAGTACTTAAGGTCCAAAcccttgaaattcaaaatggtagTCAGTCGTGGCACAGCAAAAAACCAATTGCTGAATTGAGCAATGGCATTTTTATCGGCATCAGGtattttttgcttttttcttATAACTTACCCATTATATCCATGTCAAAaccccatttgatatttactattattaactcggttaataaggttttgctgtcaatgggtcatttgtttacaaccaacaagATTTCATTAAAGTGTGTGACATCCAAATACATTTGTACTAATCATAATGACGTAATATTACTGGTGAGGCAACTTCAgaacaattaattattaaatattgaattaaaatgttattttaaaagtgttatacgataaatagaattcactactcgtcttttttaatatgtaagatatcaacctcgtctagtcaACCTCGTCTAGTCAATCGATATTTGTCTCAGCAGAACCatgacaaatactgattaacatagttgatattttccatactAAAATACAgacgtgacgaatcctctatttattatctATACAAAATTGGTGCTGCAAGATGATCTAAATTTCAAGGGTTGAGGTCCTTAAGGttgacaatttttaaaattcttaaaattaaaaagaactggttcttaaattataattataaaattctGTAAATGAAGTAATTACAGTGATTCAACCTGTCTAACCCAGACCACACCAggaacctaatatttatctgatttagatACGATCCAGTGTTTAGAGCGTCACATTTTAGAATTGAGAAAATTCGGGACCATGAAACTTGCCCGGTTTTGACATGATTCTGATGATTTCTTAATGGTTCAGTTAAGACTGGTTTCACGGTATTATGCTCTGAGTAACAAACACTCTCAAAGAtggaaaacacacaaacattctAACTTACAGAATACATACAGCAACCAGAGACAGAAGATGTTAATTTATTTGGGGGAATTCTTGCAGAAATACAATTATGTTTGTGCAAggttatgtaattttatttggcaTAACCAAATTACTGGATGACCAGTCAATGTGTCTTTTattctgtttttaattaatataaaagttaCCCTAATCACATTAGCTTTTG includes the following:
- the LOC121369179 gene encoding heat shock 70 kDa protein 14-like isoform X2; this encodes MAAFGVHFGTCSACLAVYRDGKTDIVANDLGDRVTPCVVAFTDHDQSVGAAAKQGVIRNASNTVRYVKRLLGHKFSSTVVQDVVEKSPVKIVEKDGVPVYEVSHMGKTKQVSMTCIAETIYRKMLETAQSHGGRGIQDAVLTVPVGFTPEQRNAISDAAHKAGFNILRVVSEAAAAVLAYDLGQLNHAENSTVLVYRFGGTSTEATMIKVENGLYRVCASFTDPNFGADEYTRVLCDYLVTEFKRQFRCDVRENKRAMIKLWLAAEVCKHTMSNLGNAHCTIDSLHDGIDYHQTISRARFESLCSSLLQQNTRIIDQCLSESNLQKEDINKVILCGGGSKVPILQKAISDCLPGAELLNSIPADEVIAIGAAKEAAILVGKEIEELKEHENYLEAKCLSKSIYVKTSDDSNTEELSVALPKHSLIPSRKQHTYTLADNQNAFCLEVYEADDPPSLQTATLLAKIVMRDLPTPSSIQTSFHLRRECNLHVTCQELSSNKEESVTIGIS